Proteins from a single region of Natrinema amylolyticum:
- a CDS encoding orc1/cdc6 family replication initiation protein has translation MDDFEDPRDGAGTSEEGSQSIEDMLLEFDQQEGLIRDRSLLDPNHIVEEDRIVGRDEQLQEVTKMLRVALGDNRPPNLFLYGPSGTGKSLITKAVCKNISKICETRDIRFGTIEVNCQDLDTLGVAVYELASRAADEADVAVEVPKHGVATKEKWDELYRIVNENFDSAVFVLDELDMLVGRRDKQEPAFSRLLYQLSRAGATNDLTAHVSVVAISNDTKMMESVGSRALSSFTPEDVHFDDYDANQLQSILRRRRDAFYEDVLDEDVIPLAAAFAAQTHGDARKAIDLMRVAGELAEREGDGSVGEDHVREAQDKVEKNRVLEVVRGISTQKKLCLYATAAVASETDDESARSTTGYRVYQFLTDAIDAEQYHQETYVNKMKEMTTYSLVDFERRSHGPSSGMFLEFQFGERPGTILETLREDSRIGIVSSEEVTSVVNAQVRNET, from the coding sequence ATGGACGACTTCGAGGATCCTCGAGATGGGGCGGGGACGTCGGAGGAGGGATCACAGTCGATCGAGGACATGTTGCTGGAGTTCGATCAACAGGAGGGGCTCATTCGCGATCGATCGCTCCTCGATCCGAACCATATCGTCGAAGAAGATCGGATCGTCGGCCGCGACGAGCAGCTCCAAGAAGTCACTAAAATGCTCCGTGTCGCTCTCGGCGACAACCGTCCGCCGAATCTCTTTCTCTACGGCCCCTCAGGGACTGGGAAGTCACTCATCACGAAAGCCGTCTGTAAGAATATCAGTAAAATCTGTGAGACGCGCGATATCCGATTCGGAACGATCGAAGTCAACTGCCAGGATCTCGATACCCTCGGCGTCGCAGTCTACGAACTAGCGAGTCGCGCTGCAGACGAAGCCGACGTCGCGGTCGAAGTCCCGAAACACGGTGTCGCGACGAAAGAAAAGTGGGACGAACTCTATCGTATCGTCAACGAGAACTTCGATTCAGCGGTGTTCGTCCTCGACGAACTCGATATGCTCGTCGGGCGGCGAGACAAACAAGAACCGGCGTTCTCTCGACTGCTCTATCAACTCTCACGAGCCGGTGCGACGAACGATCTCACCGCGCACGTCTCCGTCGTCGCGATCTCTAACGATACGAAAATGATGGAATCAGTTGGCAGTCGCGCCCTGAGTTCGTTCACGCCCGAAGACGTCCATTTCGACGACTACGATGCGAACCAGCTGCAGTCGATCCTCCGTCGCCGTCGGGACGCCTTCTACGAGGACGTTCTCGACGAGGACGTTATCCCGCTGGCGGCGGCCTTTGCGGCCCAGACTCACGGCGATGCTCGGAAGGCGATCGATCTGATGCGCGTCGCCGGCGAGCTCGCAGAACGTGAAGGTGACGGAAGTGTCGGTGAAGATCACGTTCGGGAAGCGCAGGACAAGGTCGAGAAGAACCGGGTCCTCGAAGTCGTCCGCGGTATCAGTACGCAGAAGAAATTGTGTCTCTATGCGACGGCAGCAGTGGCGTCTGAGACCGACGACGAATCCGCTCGCAGTACGACCGGATACAGAGTATATCAGTTCCTCACGGACGCGATCGATGCCGAACAGTATCACCAGGAGACCTACGTCAACAAGATGAAAGAGATGACGACGTACTCGCTCGTCGACTTCGAACGCCGGAGCCACGGACCGAGTTCCGGAATGTTCCTCGAGTTCCAGTTCGGCGAACGGCCCGGAACGATCCTCGAAACGCTTCGAGAAGATTCCCGTATCGGCATCGTCTCATCGGAAGAGGTGACGAGCGTCGTCAATGCACAGGTTCGAAACGAGACGTGA